Within the Drosophila albomicans strain 15112-1751.03 chromosome 4, ASM965048v2, whole genome shotgun sequence genome, the region GCTCCTCTGCGAGGGTTCTAATAGTCACATGACGATCTCGATCCACTATTTCCATGATTTTATCCGTATCAACTGGTCGTCCGGAAAGCGTGGGTGTTTCGGTATCAAAATTGTCACTTCGGAATCGCCTAAACCACTGTTCATCGGTTTGAATCGAAAGTTTGTTATCTCCTAAGACAGCAATAATCTGTCTGCGAGATACCGCAGCAGTTTTTTCCTGTgcgaaataaaatttcaaaattgcccGAGTTTCTGCGTTTGGGAACTCcatttcaattgtaattgtttaaCGTGAAGTTCAAACGATATATAGCATTATATTTGACTTCACAAGCGAAGCGCGaaatttgaatgtaaaaaCCGGTATGTCATTACCAAACAAcctaatataaatattgcgtagattatgtacatatttgttaAACATTATAATCGCAAACTCCTGTAtgatataattatattaaatagtgTGCCTAAGCTGAGACTTAAATTTCTGTTAACCAGTGAGTGACTTGGTAATTTAATTACATGAAAAGGAAAACGGATTGTCTTAAATAAACCTTTTTTCCATTATCCAGTGATATCGACGtaatcatatatattatattgctTGCAGGGGAGCGCCCATACAAGTGCCACTTGCCTGATTGTGGTCGAGCTTTCATACAGCTCTCAAATCTACAACAACATCTGCGAAATCACGATGCCCAGGTAGAACGCGCTAAGAATCGTCCATTTCACTGCAATATATGTGGCAAAGGATTCGCAACAGAATCAAGCCTGCGAACGCACACTTCCAAGGTGggtgaaaatttattttattgttaccGGGTATCAAAAAAACACTTATTATCAAACACtcaaaaatgcaacaataaaCTCGAAATAGCAATTACAATATCGACACCAACCAATCACATTCATCTCAAATGTAGCATTGTATTCCTTTTTGTGTTTCTGGTTGCTGGTCAAATACTCATCGTTCATCATTCGCTATCGTTTTTATTGCGCACTCACTGCAATGCAATGGAATCGTGCATTACATCATGATCAATGCTGTGAAATTTATCAGGAGCTACAGCTGCATCTTGGTGTCTTGCAGCAGCATGCAGCATTGATCGGTGGTCCGAATGCCACATCTTGTCCCATTTGTCATAAACTCTTCCTTGGCACCGAGGCTTTAATGGATCACATGAAACTTGttcacaaagaaaaaacaccACCGCCAAATGAGTCATGTAAGTTTTCAGAAATAGCTAATTCTTTAAGGTCTGATTTTCTGTTGTCGGAGCGAATGTGGTATACTTTCCACAGCCATTCCGATTGGAACCCGTTCACGAACAGCTGAAAAGACTAAGTGCATTTCGTAACTGCGCTGCAAACAACCCAGAAGCCAACTGGGGCTGCAAGTGCATTCATTTCGGAGAggttaaattaataaatttcgttTATCATCATTTGTAGCTGGTCAATGTAACAATGGATCCCAAGGTGCGAATGGCAATGTTTGCGCTGGTCCAAATGCGCTCGCCTCTCAATGCACCTCTGAATTGAATTGTGGCCTACCATCGACACCAAGTCTGCATGAAAGTTATCTGGGCAAACGGAGAACCGCGAATCATCCGTGCCCCGTATGTGGCAAGCACTATGTAAACGAAGGATCCTTACGGAAACATTTGGCCTGTCATGCCGAGACCGCACAACTTACTAATAGTCTTCGAATGTGGCCATGTTCTGTCTGTCAGGCCGTCTTCACAAACGAGAACGGTGAGCATCGAGTATCCAAGTAACAGTGAAACCAAATTTTTCCGAACAACTCGATTAAGAAAAGTCTATAAACTACAGTTgcactaataaaaataataattaattaaattaaatagggGCTTTCCAGTTTACAGTGAAGTTGAAtgttaaaaaagattttttacCAATTCGTCAAATTGAATggttgaattatttattttgtattcgtttattaaacataaatcTTATGACACTAagttacaaacaaaaaatcattaCAAAAATGGTTCCGCTTTCCAGGACTTCTTACCCATATGGACCATATGCGCATGGATCCCAAACATCAGTTTGCTGCTCAATATGTTTTGGTAAGTACTAAGAACAAAAATacatctaaaaatattttacctATGCGAGTCTTTGTACATATGAGTCTCTCTCTGTTGTTATCGAAACTTGCAGtttgtataaacaaatatatttacaagcTGACTActatcttttttattatttaccaTTTTAGTCGCGAGCGGCAGCAGAACAACGAGAACGCGATTCTCTATTGGCAGCTTCGTTGACTTCAGCCGGGATTCGGGAAACGGCGAGCATGTTGCCATCGATTGGAATTGGTTTATCTGGAGCTGGTGGCTCGAACTCATTATGCCCATCGCCTTCGGCGAATTCAGAGTGTTCGTCGAATGGGCGATTGTCCTCATCGTCTGCATCCGATCAGGAACAAGACGGGGATCAGGGTTTGAGTGagaatgaaaacaacaatcacaacaacaacatgactaatctaaacaataacaataatagcgtgaacaacaataataccaacaacaactgcaactcaagtaaaatcaatttgaactTAAGCGAGCTTCATTTGCCCAATTCAAATCAGTTTAGCATGGAGCATGCCGAGCAGCTGCATGCAAATCGAATGTCTCTAATGGCAGCTGCTtcagccgccgcagcagctgtCGCTGCCTCGTCTCATGGTTCACGCTCTCAAGAGGACTCCATTGATGCCGTTGTCACTGCTAACTCGGGCAGTGCGGTTGTCCAGGCGGCAGTTGTTAATCTAGCCGCCGCCATGCGAATGAACAATACTGTAAATCCACATACGCAACAGGTAAAATAACTTATTCAAGTAGGCAAGTCTCTGAGTTATTACTATTTGGAGCATTAACCAGACATCTGTAATATAGTATGAGCTAGcttttcaaaaaaaatttcaacaacaatCAGGCACTGTATCTGCAGCTTTAGACCCGGCTTTAGACTACAAGCTGAAACTCAACCGTGAGacattgtatttaaaataatcaaaatgaatataccaaaacgtatatttgatataacaatataccattacattaaaaatatacaaagtagtacaatatataccaaattgtccaataaattagtaaaacaactttatttagcaataaaaatgtaaatctcTCTTTTATAAATATGCGTACGTACAGAAAGGTGAACTCGACTACATCGTGTATCACCAGCCCAACAGATTAGGAACAACAAGTAAGACAGCTACAGTCGAGCGccctcgactttgagatactcgctacctattttgaataaaagcaaaatattgcgatattattctcaaaatatacaaaaatattacaaaatactaaagataTGGCAaatggtatatcggtatagtaccgcatttaaaatataccatagactgcacaatataccagattgtcagccaaagcgtTTTTTGCGTTATATACttcatagggtcggagatgccttcttctacctgtaacatacatttcctgtcggcacaaagtgataatacccttctaccctatgggtagcgggtataaaaaggatAGACCATGTGGCATAAGAAACgaataaattaagtttaaatttaataacttatggaatttttatttgtaaatttcaaaacattttatttattttatagcaCGCAGATCAACAAATACAGCGGCAACAGCcaaatcagcaacagcaggctCCAcaccaacatcatcatcaacatcaacatcaaaacCAACACCAAATACCTCATTTGCCTCAGCTGTTGTCGCCACATGGTGGCCAACAACAGACGCAGCCTGGTAGCACATCCGGTACCGGAGCTAGTAATAACAATCAGCGTTCACCCACGATTAATGTACCTAGTTTGCAAATTCAAGCTGACAACACCTCATCAGTAATGATAAGTATGATGCGCAACTCTCTGGATTCTGGTCTTGGTGGAATGCATCAATTGGAGCCATtacatcatcatcaacttCAATCCACGAATTTTGCACAGGCTTCTTCGCTTCAGGGACCACCACATCATCATCCCCAGCACCATCACCAGCatagccacagccacagccataACCCGGAAACCACACTAAGAATGCATCAGCAAGCCGAGGCGATTTTGCGATCCCACACAGAAGCGGCTTTTCGCCTAGCAGCCGCTTCAGTGGCAGCAACCAATGTAAACTCTACAGCGCCAAATATCACCAGTTCCTCAGTTCCAATCGTTGTTAAAAATGAAACATTGTcacaccaccaccaacaacgTCAAGTCAATGGAGATATACAGACAGCGAGCGCGAACGCATTACAAGAAGTCCAACCGCAACAGAATCAATCAAACTCATGAAgtcattgcatttaaaaaaggcatcataaaccaaaaatatattcgtTGGTATGGTGACGGGATACTAAGTACCATTACTACAATACCGAGTTCACTCATATAGGCAGCACCCAGTACAACGAACTTCATCGATCTATAAATTCCTACCTATATTGAGTTACCGATTTAAAATGAAAGCATAAAGATTGACATTGACGGAGATATCAAAACACCGCACACTACttctacatatacataaatggcTTTTAAATGTCTTCAgactatattatttaaattcataactCTTAGCCACAGATGATTTGGTTTCTAAAATAAGCAAGCGCATACCATTGTtttgagtatttatttaaaataatgcatATATGTAATGGCATCAACTATCTGACTGATCTGCTATCCTAAATGTCCCAGTAGACTCAGTTATATAGTACACAtattaacatttcaaattgtgAACTTGTATAGCATTAAAAGTAATTGCCATATAAGTTGGAaagttataatttattgatatcatcatgaatattttatgagaactttaaaatcaaaatcataAAGCTGACGATGTTATGTCAAATCATTTTAAGATCTGGTTTGATTAAGCTCCACTAATTCGTGTACAATTGTACTTAAAGGTTAATTACTAAATATCTTTCTGTATACAAGTATTACATCagtatttatattgatatttatatacacGCATATTGACAATTTTGATTGTGGATCATTATTTTGAAGTTACAGAAGTTTATAGTACATTTACAAACATTTATAAGGACTTCAGGAAacttctttttataaaattgatgctaaaacaataaatactatacgTAAGTATATTAAATGACTTGTGAAGTAACATAAAAAATCTAGTCTTATGCACAATATGTTgcttaatattttgaaatcctgtgtaaaaagtaaatttagtTGGAAAAGATAGATttcacaaatacacacatgtaTATAAACTTGTACGTATAtcatgtaattaattaattaaaatgatatatatatatatatattttgttgttttattgcaAAACTTAGGCAGCTCATTTGGGTCATCTTCAAAAAGGACGAAATGTAATTAACGTCTCTAAGTAGTgtttaatatcaaattatttcaaatttcaatttaatatcttTATCGAGCAATATGTCACTTTCAGCGGTCGCCCATTTATAAGTGTATTtccttttatttaatttctggTCAAATAAAAGCTATTTGACAACTTCAgcaattgtattaaattaatggCGTGAATAAGCGTTTAGATAATTCAGAGGGTTCAccataaatacttttattttgagtaTCGACACACCCGAATAACAGATTTTTATCAattatggttgttgttggccatttaattttgaatttttggaCATCTTTACGGTTGATTTGATATAACTAACggtaattatttttagacattttttaaacatttcaatttaaaataaagtctATTGCGTATATTAAAATCGAAATGCGCAGGCAATGAGATAATTTTGAccatattaattaggtatacatatatattctgaatacatatgtatatatgttatatatatatacatataagtataaatatatattctgaaTCAATGAGTCaatgttttttgctttttgcgaTTGGtgtacataatatttattgagtatatatgaaaaattgctGGGCTATGGGTTTGTCCAGGTTAATCGATATTAAGCAGCTGAAATTTCACTATTTCTAAATTATCATAGTTCTTTAATAACAAGCGATGAGGAAGCCATAGTGCTCACGGTGTTGCCATACCTAACTCAAGTACAGATTTcataccattttttttttaatcgtcaaaaacacatacaaaataaatacattgcTGTAGAGACCTATCtactcttatttatttaaatttaatccctaagataatttaatttttcaataagtCATTTTGACGAGCTTCCCAAAGTTCTATTACTATTTTGACTTTTGACATACATAAATgtcataaacaaataaatacaagattttttttacaattacgGCTTGGTTTAAACCAGTTTGAGGAGTTATGATAagctgttgaaattttttaaaactttcactacgttttcaaattttttcttcttgttgcaAGTTGgactattaaaaattatacataaTTTTTCACCTCAcctaatatatattttatagaatcattattgttatatttgatagctgtaaaacacaaaaaaggcAGACCAGTTAAGAGtttcatttattcataaaagtgttttatttgcatCATATTACTTTGCGACTTTTTACTTTCGGCTGTATTTCCGACTTATGAGCTATTTTGTAGATGTGCTTAATTAAAGTGAATGCAACCTATACCTCTTACTACTGAAAGcatattgtaaaattataaGTTGCTAGTGGAGCTAAATAGAATGTTACCAACGATCGCTCTGTACAATGTATGCCAGTAACATAGACTATTAATCGGTGGTTTGCATACCAGGTCCACGAGCACGCTTTTGTGGCGAGCTAAAAGGACTTGCTGAGGATGCTGCTAATTTCTCTTGTGTTCGCTTTAAGTTGTTCGTATTGGCAGCGCCTTGgagttttgttgatgttgggTCTGttgtatatatcaatatttatttgttatatgtacatgtatattaatatttacctTGCAGCCACCTCACTTGGGTCGCTGGCCCGTACCCCTTCTGATTACGTGCAGCAATACGAAAAATAATCGCCGGCTTGTTCGAGCAATCGACATGGGCATTCGACAGTGACGCATTCGGCACGGTGCATTGATTAGCAGCGCCAACGTACACACGAACAAATGCCAGCTGAGGTGAAACGACTTTCTCTTTAGTAGTAGGCTTAACAGCCAGATAGACTGAATACTCAATAATTTCCTTGGTCTTTTGTGCTGGTGGCGGCTCCCAGGTCAAGTGTGCTCCCTCCTTAACATCTTTCGATATCTTTATGGCCGACGGGGCACCAGGGAAACCGGGTAAGCACGTCTTGAAGCTGGATatctaaaaaatgtttaaaatattgtcTTAGTTTTCaactacaaattttaaatattatacatattttaaataacgaTTTAAAATGTACTATTGTAAtagtatttctatttttaatggaaaatATAGAACTACCGAATAGATAaagatttttgtttcttattaaATCGATAGCAAAtgcctttaaaaatatatctacaaagtaattaattcaatatattttagaaaagaGCTGCAAGCATACGACAATTATTCTCTGTGcgtatattcatattttaaataaaaacaacaatcagaCGAAAACACACGAACAATTATCAATTCTGTATTAAAAGTTCCGATGAAAATTTTTAAACCCTCACTTGTTGGTCTGTGTTCTTGACTGTCCTAACCtatacccattttgaataaaagcaaaacacgtAAAAACGTCTTAGTCACTGAAACGTAACAGacaaaatgtacaacaaaatGTAAGAAAGCAGAAGGCACATCATTCGACGGTGAGATACcggctacccatttttaattcttaaaaataccaaattccaaataccattataccaaattcatgaacccaacaaatattaaaatataccgaattgtaTAATTGGTCTATAGACATACTACTATGTCATCAAAGTATActactatagagtacaaattattaaagattaTCAACCAAAActtttacaacttttattaacttttttacAATAAGACTCTGcagttgacgctgatcaagaatatgtatACCTTATAGCAACGGAAACGACTatttctgcctgttacatacatttcatggaGGCACAAActttttaccctatgggtaggaGGTATAAAAACTGTGTTTCGAGTATTTAAactattgaattttttttaaaaacccTACAATAGTTACCCTTAAACTAAATCATTTATAGCTCCCGATTAATAGATATGCAAATAATGGTTATACGCGAttcttaaattgtatattatatatatatatgtatgttaaataatatatttatattttgaatgccgACAGAAATTATAATATCTATCGTGTTTACAATCAGCGCACCTCAAGTTCGAAAAGATATGGCATCATAGACCAAAGAGACTTATCTTTTCCtgaaaatttacattttatactccatttttccaacatttttatacccgctacccaaagggcagaagggtattataactttgtgtcggcacgaaatgtatgtaacaggtagaaggaggcatctcctaacccataaagtatatatattgatcagcatcaacagccgagacgatctagccatgttcgtctgtccgtatgaaacactggatctcagagattatCCTATACAGCTATaacttttttcgacagcatttatgtttgtacgcagatcaagtctgtttcaaattttgccacgcccacttccgcccctgcaaatcaacaaaaatcgaattacaagagtaattttaaagctagagctgcgaattttagtaaatacaataacaactatagtaattgtgatttatggtggcgatcagataaaaattgtggaaggtattaaagaaatgtatggcaaaaaacgcctacttattaggggtcttagttcccttggctgacaatctggtataatgtgccatctatggtatattatacaatttggtataattgtagtatttttggtatattttgagaaaaataccgcaatattttgcttttattcaaaatgggtagagggtatctcacagtggagcacactcgactgtaacttgcTTACTTGTTCTCAGCGgaattgtgtttttgtttagttgtgCAGAGCAAATCTAGATATAAATTTTTGACTCTCTGGCCGAGGCAGAGATGTGCCGACCTctaatatagatatatattattttgtgtactaaagttcaaaattatgATATCCTTATAGATTGCAGGtgttaataatttcattaattggATTGAATACAAACCTCTCCCCATTCACCGCGACCACATGAATTAAGTGCCGCAAGGCGAAACCGATACGCTGTACCTGGATCCAAACTGATGCGCGGATATTCTGTTAAATCCGGTATATTTTCCGCATCAAAGTTATCAAGCAAAGAGCTGGAGAAGTACTTGTAATCGATATAGCTTGTAACAGTGTGCGATAGATCTTTAAATATGCCGACGGTGTTCCATTTATCACTTTCGTCAATTGACATCTTAAGAATAACGagtaaatgttaaaaattagGGATCATAAATGTACTTTCATAATCGCTTACATTATTATCATTAGATGTTTTTTGGTTGTCATTCGATTTATGGTTGATACTGCTGAGCTGATTAATAGTTCCGCCATAGAGCAAACTTTTTGGTGTCTGAATTAAGTTAACCGAAGCTGTGGCCGCTTGCAGAACTGCTGCAGACGCTAAGGCTTCCAAATGTGAATCATCCACTGCAatcaatagaaataaaattattattattattattattatttgtaaatttattaaaatgtaataaaccAGATGGATgcctacaaaataaaagtacattGAAAAGAAAACCCAATACAGGATATCGTTTTATagccgctacccatagggtagaagggtattataactttgtgccggcaggaaatgtatgtaacaggtagaaggaggcatctccgacccccataaagtatatatattattgatcagcatcaacagccgagacgatctagccatgtccgtatgaaacactggatctcagagattataagagatacagctataattttttgtcgACAGCATCTATGTTtgtacgcagatcaagtttgtttcaaattttaccacgcccacttccgcccccgcaaatcaacaaaaatcgaataacaagcgtaattttcaagctagaGTTGGGTTACagtaattactgtagtagttatgattcctacaaatttggttgcgatcagataaaaactgtcgaagttattaaagaaatacttttgttatGTGCAAAATCGCctacttagttgctttagctggcaatctggtatattgtgccatctatagtatattttgaatgcggtactacatcgatataccacatataccatttggtatatttttagtatttttgcagtatactTATTCGGCATGTTTTGAAAAAacaccgcaaaatatatttcatttattcaaaatgggtagcgggtatctcacagtcgagtacactcgactgtagctttcttacttgttttaaagctagagctgcgaattttttggtgtatacaataaaaactatagtgtttatgatttctgaaaatttgattgcgattatataaaaattgtagaagttattaaagaaatacttttgtatgagcaaaaacgcctagttactaggggtcttagttgctttggctgacaatctggtatattgtgccgtctatggtatattttgaatgttgtactatatcgatataccaaatataccattcggtatattttgaatatttttgtagtcttttcgatatattttgaaaataataccgcaaaatagatttatttaatttaaaatgggtagcgggtatctcacagtcgagtacactcgactgtagctttcttacttgttttatttttggcctctATCGTATCCACTGTGATACGATggttttgaaaatatgtaatttttcaAATGAGCTCCACAGACTATTTTTCTCAGCGTAAGTCTGATTGCCAATTGTTTATCGCTTAGAAATGTGTtggaaataaatagaatttaattgtgacatttttgttgtggaaAGAATAGCACCTTTATCGAAATTTACGTGTACTACAATGGGCTAATATGAACTTGAAACAGGACTCACATTTtctaatgtatgtatatgctaataatatttattgtatgtataacTTACCATTTGATGGCTGTCTTTGAACAGAAATTTCAACAGGAGGAATTTGATTAGCATCGGTCTCGCATGTAGTGGATATTGTCGGGTCTTTGAATAGACCACTAACACCAGCGCTTATAACATCTCCAGACTTGATTGTAGTTAAAATATTGGCCGCCTCAGTCTCAGAAGCAGTCGGCTTGTTGAACTCTAAGACATTTGTTGTAGTTCCTATTGCCTTCGactaaaatatgtatatgaatgGTAATATCAGttttcaatcaaattaaaatgctcCACTTACATTTCCAATGATATCATCGATGCTATTCAATTTGCGGGCATCTGTTGTGCTACTTACATCAGATACATCATCAACAATTTCCGGTTTGATGTTTTTATCAGCAGTGGCGTCGATTCCAGTATCTTCATTTGTCGTGGCAATACCACTATTAATTAAGCCAGCCGCTGCCGATGTTGACGATGCTATCGCGGAATCATTATCCATGTCATCATCCCTGTCGTTTCCATTATCAAAATTGTCAGTatctttttttgattttatatttaaatcccCGGCGCCATCGAGTTGCTCAATAATATCATCCATTGGATCGGCATCAATATAAGCAGATTCAGCCAAAGTATCAGCAGCTCCTCCATTATTTTTCTCTGCTAATTGAATGTTAAAAGTTGATTTCACAACTGGAGCCGATGTGGCAGCACTTTTCGTTGTGGTAGCCAACGTTAAGGCACGTTGACCAACGCTGCTCGATGCACTAGCATTGTAAATATTGACAAATCCTTTtcgtgcagcagcagcagccgctgcacCAGGTAACATTACCAATTTATTGGAGCCGGTGCCGACACCAACTGGTGAGGATGTAATCCCTATGCCAGCGTTATTTGTACTCATTACAGTCACAGGCTTGCCTCCAATGTAAACAGCcgttttttgttgcaatttatgtGTGGTCAATTGAGGCTTAttggcaactgctgctgttgatgttggcAATGTCAATGTTATGGGTCGTCCACCTGTAGTTGCAGTAGTTCCACCACCAGCTATACTCCGCACCATTTTCACATTACTAGGGCTTGATAAGACGGTACGTGGAATAGTAGTTGCAGTCGATGTGCTACCTGTGGAACCAACAAAGCTGACAATGCTTGTGCCATGACTGGAGATAGAGCTGGAGCTGCTGCCAGCACTGGTCATCACAGCGGTACCAGGCACTGTGCGTATACTTGACCCAGTGgtaacaattataatttgctGATTGCCGATAGGAGCTCCTTGT harbors:
- the LOC117573148 gene encoding zinc finger protein 354A isoform X8, yielding MILDCEKEHDLQLSRSSSAAAISERTLEECWSTLQRLFMHKSAMQQIQQQIPRVGLGAQGVATNSAANMGSSTSASGLGTETKPHQCQQCMKSFSSNHQLVQHIRVHTGEKPYKCSYCDRRFKQLSHVQQHTRLHTGERPYKCHLPDCGRAFIQLSNLQQHLRNHDAQVERAKNRPFHCNICGKGFATESSLRTHTSKELQLHLGVLQQHAALIGGPNATSCPICHKLFLGTEALMDHMKLVHKEKTPPPNESSGQCNNGSQGANGNVCAGPNALASQCTSELNCGLPSTPSLHESYLGKRRTANHPCPVCGKHYVNEGSLRKHLACHAETAQLTNSLRMWPCSVCQAVFTNENGLLTHMDHMRMDPKHQFAAQYVLSRAAAEQRERDSLLAASLTSAGIRETASMLPSIGIGLSGAGGSNSLCPSPSANSECSSNGRLSSSSASDQEQDGDQGLSENENNNHNNNMTNLNNNNNSVNNNNTNNNCNSSKINLNLSELHLPNSNQFSMEHAEQLHANRMSLMAAASAAAAAVAASSHGSRSQEDSIDAVVTANSGSAVVQAAVVNLAAAMRMNNTVNPHTQQHADQQIQRQQPNQQQQAPHQHHHQHQHQNQHQIPHLPQLLSPHGGQQQTQPGSTSGTGASNNNQRSPTINVPSLQIQADNTSSVMISMMRNSLDSGLGGMHQLEPLHHHQLQSTNFAQASSLQGPPHHHPQHHHQHSHSHSHNPETTLRMHQQAEAILRSHTEAAFRLAAASVAATNVNSTAPNITSSSVPIVVKNETLSHHHQQRQVNGDIQTASANALQEVQPQQNQSNS
- the LOC117573148 gene encoding uncharacterized protein LOC117573148 isoform X7, with translation MILDCEKEHDLQLSRSSSAAAISERTLEECWSTLQRVSWHLFRCLFMHKSAMQQIQQQIPRVGLGAQGVATNSAANMGSSTSASGLGTETKPHQCQQCMKSFSSNHQLVQHIRVHTGEKPYKCSYCDRRFKQLSHVQQHTRLHTGERPYKCHLPDCGRAFIQLSNLQQHLRNHDAQVERAKNRPFHCNICGKGFATESSLRTHTSKELQLHLGVLQQHAALIGGPNATSCPICHKLFLGTEALMDHMKLVHKEKTPPPNESSGQCNNGSQGANGNVCAGPNALASQCTSELNCGLPSTPSLHESYLGKRRTANHPCPVCGKHYVNEGSLRKHLACHAETAQLTNSLRMWPCSVCQAVFTNENGLLTHMDHMRMDPKHQFAAQYVLSRAAAEQRERDSLLAASLTSAGIRETASMLPSIGIGLSGAGGSNSLCPSPSANSECSSNGRLSSSSASDQEQDGDQGLSENENNNHNNNMTNLNNNNNSVNNNNTNNNCNSSKINLNLSELHLPNSNQFSMEHAEQLHANRMSLMAAASAAAAAVAASSHGSRSQEDSIDAVVTANSGSAVVQAAVVNLAAAMRMNNTVNPHTQQHADQQIQRQQPNQQQQAPHQHHHQHQHQNQHQIPHLPQLLSPHGGQQQTQPGSTSGTGASNNNQRSPTINVPSLQIQADNTSSVMISMMRNSLDSGLGGMHQLEPLHHHQLQSTNFAQASSLQGPPHHHPQHHHQHSHSHSHNPETTLRMHQQAEAILRSHTEAAFRLAAASVAATNVNSTAPNITSSSVPIVVKNETLSHHHQQRQVNGDIQTASANALQEVQPQQNQSNS